A genomic segment from Sulfitobacter mediterraneus encodes:
- a CDS encoding ABC transporter substrate-binding protein, with translation MICKTDPPPALSRRDALELCAGGLMSIAGGLRAVPANAGNAEQSVDAYVVQVLRDRFSAQSQSLRLLLPNGSGANLGPVIAAFTAQTGVNIEPIEVPLDEVVNTLILDNVLDQRRFDIALPATFALPDLVSAGTLLPLDEYVAAHEPAGFRNGILYPTGDTFDGETYGFQTDGDAYLMFYHAEMISSTENQERFAERFGHRLEIPRTWEELDRQMAFFHAPEDGVFGGLLFRVPQFLAWEWWGRFHSKGVWPMAPDLTPQIHGEAGVTALEEMIRATDSLAPGHENIGLFENWERYAKGDIYANIGWGGTQKYLNQPKSGMRGRMVFGPTPGGQIGQGPLAVPYFNWGWNFVVSATSDYPELAYLFSLFAASPRMSTLAVGQTGGFFDPFRAEHYQDAKIIDAYSAPFLKVHREAMGNAIPDLYLKGHSEYFSALAKGLDAAVTGALKPEVALQGVAQKWELISGKAGHAQQVLRWRDLREKYPPHVKAALRDL, from the coding sequence ATGATTTGCAAAACTGATCCGCCACCTGCGCTCAGCCGGCGAGATGCCCTTGAGCTTTGCGCGGGCGGGCTGATGTCTATTGCAGGTGGATTGCGCGCCGTGCCGGCAAATGCGGGCAATGCTGAACAGAGTGTTGATGCCTACGTCGTGCAGGTTCTGCGGGATAGGTTTTCCGCTCAATCACAATCACTTAGGTTGCTGTTGCCAAATGGATCCGGCGCAAATCTAGGGCCGGTGATTGCGGCATTCACGGCACAAACCGGCGTGAATATAGAACCGATTGAAGTGCCGCTGGATGAGGTCGTGAATACGCTGATCCTCGACAACGTGCTGGATCAACGTCGGTTTGATATCGCATTGCCTGCAACTTTTGCCCTGCCGGATCTTGTTTCGGCAGGCACTCTGCTGCCTCTGGATGAATATGTGGCCGCTCATGAGCCGGCGGGGTTCCGCAACGGGATTCTGTATCCAACCGGAGATACATTTGACGGTGAAACCTATGGATTTCAAACAGATGGCGATGCCTATCTGATGTTCTACCATGCCGAAATGATCTCAAGTACGGAGAACCAGGAACGTTTTGCTGAGCGCTTTGGCCACCGGCTTGAAATTCCGCGTACGTGGGAAGAATTGGACCGGCAGATGGCGTTCTTTCATGCGCCGGAGGACGGTGTCTTTGGAGGATTGTTGTTTCGCGTTCCACAATTTCTGGCATGGGAATGGTGGGGGCGGTTTCATTCCAAGGGGGTATGGCCAATGGCGCCGGACCTCACACCTCAGATCCACGGCGAGGCCGGCGTCACAGCCCTTGAAGAGATGATCCGCGCCACCGATAGCCTTGCTCCAGGTCATGAAAACATCGGTCTGTTCGAGAATTGGGAGCGGTACGCAAAAGGTGATATCTACGCAAATATTGGTTGGGGCGGGACACAGAAATATCTCAACCAACCCAAGTCCGGGATGCGGGGGCGCATGGTGTTTGGCCCGACACCGGGTGGGCAAATTGGCCAAGGCCCGTTGGCTGTTCCCTATTTCAATTGGGGCTGGAATTTTGTGGTGAGCGCCACATCCGATTACCCGGAACTTGCCTATTTGTTCTCTCTGTTTGCAGCCAGCCCCCGCATGTCAACATTGGCGGTTGGCCAGACCGGGGGATTCTTTGACCCCTTCCGGGCAGAACATTATCAGGATGCAAAGATCATCGACGCCTATTCGGCGCCCTTTCTCAAAGTTCATAGAGAGGCCATGGGCAATGCCATTCCTGATTTATACCTCAAAGGGCACTCGGAGTATTTTTCGGCATTGGCAAAGGGCTTGGACGCGGCAGTTACAGGTGCACTAAAGCCCGAAGTTGCATTGCAGGGCGTTGCACAGA
- a CDS encoding sensor histidine kinase — MTYARGMLPLQWLGLPGPNHLSRITVRLRIALLILATVTAVVWLASMQQARAIMQSYNQLDQAALPILDRSEGIQAGLVQLAALVSRIDRIQANEATDHIRDDIAQSVQDMHKNLGQLIALGQSQVAISELTENLRLAEASALSILEDRISYLKVRQTLNSQHKILNDLHTQSQDLLEKFTLNLSSQTNDFLQSMSLSGQISPAMVADAFEGLFLPSLTVTSLSFELDRVVGLAHVSNDSNVHQEHARALAQAQLGLQRAILYLAELPEGPDRLALSRHIAGMRDVLREKDGIFTQKKALATLDEAQRKHRETQQDLTASAMQLTSGLVIRSRDVVEAASQALQQAISRITLTLVIAVAVGLTVTFTANHSIIERQFNRRIHRLNQSVRAIASGDLNHPIPVSGPDELGEMANALLTFKKNAEDLHYSNEELEKFAYITAHDLRTPVRAIQDLCTWVSEDEENQLSSESRAYLSLLEKRTLRLNGHLNDLLAYVQAEHVSDAFELVDFRQTVIRILKNLDPDQNFEVVFGKLPMPFGAKGDVLRNICTNLLINVIKHHDRPNGRITFQAEIIADQYRFEIQDDGPGISPLYHEKVFELFQTLKPRDEVEGSGLGLAVVRKLIKREKGAITLQSNPDLRRGTTICVTLPLHPPPARCDQTRLGKAA, encoded by the coding sequence ATGACCTATGCAAGAGGCATGTTGCCTCTCCAATGGCTCGGTTTACCGGGACCAAATCATCTGTCGCGCATCACTGTGCGGCTTCGCATTGCGCTGCTGATCCTTGCGACAGTCACAGCGGTTGTCTGGCTTGCCTCCATGCAGCAGGCCCGCGCGATCATGCAGTCGTACAACCAGCTTGATCAGGCGGCCCTCCCGATCCTTGACCGGTCAGAGGGCATTCAGGCCGGCTTGGTACAACTGGCCGCATTGGTGAGCCGAATTGACCGTATTCAAGCGAACGAGGCGACCGACCATATCAGGGACGACATCGCCCAATCGGTGCAGGATATGCATAAAAATTTGGGACAATTGATTGCGCTTGGGCAATCGCAAGTCGCAATTTCAGAGCTAACAGAGAACCTTCGGCTGGCTGAGGCAAGTGCCCTCTCAATTCTGGAGGACCGCATATCCTACCTCAAAGTCCGGCAAACATTGAATAGCCAACACAAAATTCTGAACGATTTGCACACGCAATCACAGGATTTACTCGAGAAGTTCACATTGAATTTGTCCAGCCAAACCAATGACTTTCTCCAATCCATGTCGCTTTCCGGTCAAATCAGTCCAGCCATGGTTGCCGATGCCTTTGAAGGTCTTTTTCTGCCATCCCTGACAGTCACCAGCCTGAGCTTTGAACTCGACAGAGTGGTGGGGTTGGCGCATGTGTCAAACGACAGCAACGTGCACCAAGAACACGCGCGCGCACTGGCACAGGCCCAATTGGGATTACAAAGAGCCATTTTGTACCTCGCCGAATTGCCCGAAGGACCAGACCGTCTTGCCTTGTCGCGGCATATTGCCGGGATGCGTGATGTGCTGCGCGAAAAGGACGGTATCTTCACCCAGAAGAAGGCTCTGGCCACTTTGGATGAAGCGCAGAGAAAGCACAGGGAGACCCAGCAAGACCTGACGGCCAGCGCGATGCAATTGACCTCTGGGCTGGTGATCCGTTCTCGCGATGTTGTAGAGGCGGCTTCGCAGGCATTACAGCAAGCCATATCCAGGATCACCCTGACCTTGGTCATTGCGGTGGCCGTCGGATTGACGGTCACTTTCACCGCCAACCACAGCATTATTGAGCGGCAGTTCAATCGACGAATTCATCGGCTCAACCAGTCGGTTCGGGCTATAGCTTCGGGTGATCTGAACCACCCGATTCCGGTCTCCGGCCCGGACGAGCTTGGTGAAATGGCCAATGCGCTTTTGACCTTCAAAAAGAACGCCGAAGATCTGCACTATTCCAATGAAGAACTGGAGAAATTTGCCTATATCACCGCGCATGATTTGCGCACTCCGGTCAGGGCCATTCAGGATTTGTGCACCTGGGTCTCGGAAGACGAAGAGAACCAACTGTCTTCCGAAAGCCGCGCCTATCTGTCTTTGCTGGAGAAACGGACGCTCCGCCTGAACGGTCACCTGAATGATCTTCTGGCCTATGTTCAAGCCGAACATGTCTCTGACGCATTCGAACTTGTGGATTTTCGCCAAACCGTGATCCGCATCCTGAAAAACCTTGATCCCGACCAGAACTTTGAGGTGGTTTTTGGAAAATTGCCGATGCCCTTCGGTGCCAAGGGCGATGTTCTGCGCAATATTTGCACCAACCTGCTCATCAATGTCATCAAACACCACGACAGGCCGAATGGCCGTATCACGTTCCAGGCTGAGATCATCGCGGACCAATACCGTTTCGAAATTCAAGACGATGGGCCGGGCATATCCCCGCTTTACCACGAAAAAGTATTCGAGTTGTTTCAAACCTTAAAGCCGCGCGACGAAGTTGAAGGCAGCGGGCTTGGCCTGGCGGTTGTGCGCAAACTTATCAAACGTGAAAAAGGTGCGATCACCCTTCAATCGAACCCCGATTTAAGACGGGGCACAACAATCTGCGTAACGTTGCCGCTCCACCCTCCTCCGGCACGTTGCGACCAAACCCGGCTGGGCAAAGCAGCCTGA
- a CDS encoding response regulator yields the protein MRNKKLQEARFLIVDDDEISVMAMQRAMRKLKISNETHICTDGQHALEFLKRELKEHAGLPPYIVTLDLNMPRMGGLELLDALRSDPDLSRVVVFVFTTSDTPQDVQSAYDHNVAGYVVKENPSETLATALNMLGTYSRIVELPV from the coding sequence ATGCGAAACAAGAAGTTGCAAGAAGCACGGTTCTTAATCGTGGATGACGATGAAATCAGCGTCATGGCAATGCAAAGAGCCATGCGAAAGTTAAAGATTTCGAATGAAACCCATATCTGCACGGATGGCCAACATGCCTTGGAATTCTTGAAAAGAGAGTTGAAGGAGCACGCTGGCCTGCCGCCCTATATCGTCACACTGGACCTGAACATGCCGCGCATGGGCGGGCTTGAGCTTCTCGATGCGCTGCGGTCGGACCCAGATCTTTCGCGGGTTGTGGTCTTTGTCTTTACCACATCAGACACACCGCAAGACGTCCAATCCGCCTATGATCACAATGTCGCCGGTTATGTGGTGAAAGAAAATCCATCGGAAACATTGGCCACAGCGCTCAATATGTTGGGCACCTACTCACGCATTGTCGAGCTGCCCGTCTGA
- the groL gene encoding chaperonin GroEL (60 kDa chaperone family; promotes refolding of misfolded polypeptides especially under stressful conditions; forms two stacked rings of heptamers to form a barrel-shaped 14mer; ends can be capped by GroES; misfolded proteins enter the barrel where they are refolded when GroES binds), giving the protein MAAKDVKFDTDARNKMLRGVNILADAVKVTLGPKGRNVVLDKSFGAPRITKDGVSVAKEIELEDKFENMGAQMVKEVASRTNDEAGDGTTTATVLAQAIVREGMKSVAAGMNPMDLKRGIDLATSKVVEAIKAAARPVSDSDEVAQVGTISANGEAEIGRQIADAMQKVGNEGVITVEENKGLETETDVVEGMQFDRGYLSPYFVTNADKMTVELEDAIILLHEKKLSSLQPMVPLLEQVIQSQKPLLIIAEDVEGEALATLVVNKLRGGLKIAAVKAPGFGDRRKAMLQDLAILTGGQVISEDLGMKLESVTMDMLGSAKKVSITKDETTVVDGSGDKAEIEARVAQIRGQIEETSSDYDREKLQERVAKLAGGVAVIRVGGMTEVEVKERKDRVDDALNATRAAVQEGIVVGGGVALVQAGKKLDGLEGANNDQNVGINIVRKAIEAPLRQIAENSGVDGAVVAGKIRESSDLTFGFNAQTEEYGDMFKFGVIDPAKVVRTALQDAASVAGLLITTEAMVADRPAKDGAGAGGGMPDMGGMGGMGGMM; this is encoded by the coding sequence ATGGCTGCTAAGGACGTCAAATTTGACACCGATGCCCGCAACAAAATGCTCCGGGGTGTGAACATCCTGGCTGACGCGGTGAAAGTCACGCTGGGCCCCAAAGGCCGCAACGTGGTTCTGGACAAATCTTTCGGCGCACCACGCATCACCAAAGACGGTGTATCCGTGGCGAAAGAGATCGAACTGGAAGACAAGTTCGAGAACATGGGCGCACAGATGGTGAAAGAAGTTGCTTCTCGCACCAACGACGAAGCCGGTGACGGTACAACAACCGCAACTGTTCTGGCTCAGGCTATCGTGCGCGAAGGTATGAAATCTGTTGCCGCTGGCATGAACCCAATGGACCTCAAGCGCGGCATTGATCTTGCAACTTCCAAAGTTGTTGAAGCAATCAAAGCGGCGGCACGTCCCGTGTCCGACAGCGACGAAGTTGCCCAGGTTGGCACCATCTCCGCCAACGGCGAAGCGGAAATCGGTCGACAGATCGCAGACGCGATGCAGAAAGTCGGCAACGAGGGTGTGATCACCGTCGAAGAAAACAAAGGTCTGGAAACAGAGACGGACGTTGTCGAAGGCATGCAGTTCGACCGCGGCTACCTGTCCCCATACTTTGTCACCAATGCTGACAAGATGACTGTTGAGCTGGAGGATGCGATCATCCTGCTGCACGAAAAGAAACTGTCGTCCCTGCAGCCAATGGTTCCACTGCTGGAGCAGGTGATCCAGTCTCAGAAGCCTCTGCTGATCATCGCTGAAGATGTTGAAGGCGAAGCCCTGGCAACCCTGGTTGTGAACAAACTGCGCGGCGGTCTGAAGATCGCAGCTGTGAAAGCGCCCGGTTTTGGCGATCGCCGCAAAGCGATGCTGCAAGACCTTGCGATCCTCACAGGCGGTCAGGTGATCTCCGAAGATCTGGGTATGAAGCTTGAGTCCGTGACCATGGACATGTTGGGTTCTGCCAAGAAAGTGTCGATCACCAAAGACGAGACAACCGTTGTGGACGGTTCCGGCGACAAAGCCGAGATCGAAGCACGTGTGGCTCAGATCCGCGGCCAGATCGAAGAAACGTCTTCCGACTACGACCGTGAAAAACTGCAAGAACGTGTTGCCAAACTGGCAGGCGGTGTTGCCGTTATCCGCGTGGGCGGCATGACCGAAGTTGAAGTGAAAGAGCGCAAAGACCGCGTTGACGATGCACTGAACGCGACACGTGCCGCTGTTCAAGAAGGTATCGTTGTGGGTGGTGGTGTTGCTCTGGTTCAGGCCGGCAAGAAACTCGACGGTCTCGAAGGTGCAAACAACGATCAGAACGTTGGCATCAACATCGTGCGCAAGGCCATCGAAGCTCCACTGCGTCAGATCGCTGAAAACTCCGGCGTTGATGGTGCGGTTGTCGCGGGCAAGATCCGTGAAAGCTCCGACCTGACATTCGGCTTCAACGCTCAGACCGAAGAATACGGCGACATGTTCAAGTTCGGCGTCATCGACCCGGCCAAAGTTGTCCGTACCGCGCTGCAAGATGCGGCCTCTGTTGCAGGTCTGTTGATCACAACCGAAGCTATGGTTGCTGATCGTCCGGCCAAAGACGGCGCCGGCGCCGGCGGCGGCATGCCCGACATGGGCGGCATGGGCGGCATGGGCGGCATGATGTAA
- the groES gene encoding co-chaperone GroES codes for MALKPLHDRVLVKRTESEEKTAGGLIIPDSAKEKPSEGEVVATGEGARKDSGELIEMAVKAGDRILFGKWSGTEVTVDGEEMLMMKESDIMGILS; via the coding sequence ATGGCATTGAAACCGCTTCACGACCGCGTGCTGGTAAAGCGCACAGAAAGCGAAGAAAAAACTGCTGGCGGATTGATCATCCCTGATAGCGCAAAAGAAAAACCTTCCGAGGGCGAAGTTGTCGCGACAGGTGAAGGCGCCCGTAAAGACAGCGGCGAACTGATCGAGATGGCTGTAAAAGCCGGCGATCGCATCCTGTTCGGCAAATGGTCCGGTACAGAAGTCACCGTCGATGGTGAAGAAATGCTGATGATGAAAGAAAGCGACATCATGGGGATCCTGTCCTAA
- a CDS encoding DUF2161 domain-containing phosphodiesterase, giving the protein MSNPRETDLYPPIKTFLEDQGYVVKSEVGAADVVALRGGEPPVVVELKLGFSLALFHQCIARMKVTDDVYLAVARQSGKRFAKAVKDNTALARRLGLGLITVRLSDGLVEVHCDPGPYAPRKNKKREVQLLREFARRQGDPNDGGQTRAGLVTAYRQDALKIAMYLFEVGASKGADVAKETKVSVATRMMRDNHYGWFEKVEKGIYGLTPAGAEAVGTSGNVLGSD; this is encoded by the coding sequence ATGAGCAATCCGCGCGAAACTGACCTGTATCCCCCGATCAAAACCTTTCTTGAGGATCAGGGTTATGTGGTGAAATCCGAGGTTGGCGCGGCTGATGTGGTAGCCTTGCGCGGCGGTGAGCCTCCGGTCGTGGTTGAACTGAAACTTGGGTTTTCCTTGGCGTTGTTTCATCAATGTATCGCCCGGATGAAAGTGACCGATGACGTCTATCTTGCGGTGGCGCGGCAGAGCGGCAAGCGGTTTGCAAAGGCGGTAAAGGACAATACCGCCCTTGCGCGGCGGCTAGGGCTTGGCCTGATCACGGTGCGCCTGTCGGATGGACTTGTTGAGGTTCATTGCGATCCCGGGCCTTATGCACCGCGTAAAAACAAGAAACGTGAGGTCCAACTGCTGCGCGAATTTGCACGGCGGCAGGGCGATCCGAACGACGGCGGCCAAACCCGAGCAGGATTGGTGACGGCTTACCGGCAAGATGCGCTCAAGATCGCGATGTATCTGTTTGAGGTCGGCGCAAGCAAAGGCGCGGATGTGGCCAAGGAAACCAAGGTTTCGGTGGCGACACGGATGATGCGGGACAATCACTATGGATGGTTCGAGAAGGTCGAAAAAGGGATCTACGGGCTGACCCCGGCCGGGGCGGAGGCCGTTGGCACATCGGGCAATGTGCTTGGCTCAGACTGA
- a CDS encoding MmcQ/YjbR family DNA-binding protein produces MTRDELKTFCAGLPQATHVVQWGKSDVYKVGGKLFAVVGMGDGGNTVTFKATEMGFEILSDSPGLRPAPYMASRGLKWIQHYGEPGLSDDSLREHIFASYEMAIDALTKKKRAELGLDAAPRQKP; encoded by the coding sequence ATGACACGTGATGAACTGAAGACTTTCTGCGCCGGACTTCCGCAAGCCACCCATGTGGTCCAATGGGGCAAATCCGACGTTTACAAGGTGGGCGGCAAGCTTTTTGCCGTCGTTGGGATGGGGGATGGTGGCAATACCGTGACCTTCAAAGCCACCGAAATGGGCTTTGAGATTCTCTCGGACAGCCCCGGATTACGGCCCGCTCCCTACATGGCTTCAAGGGGGTTGAAGTGGATTCAGCATTATGGCGAACCGGGCTTGTCAGACGACAGCCTGCGCGAACACATTTTTGCGTCCTATGAGATGGCCATCGACGCCCTCACCAAGAAAAAACGCGCCGAACTGGGGCTTGACGCCGCACCGCGGCAAAAGCCGTGA
- a CDS encoding manganese-dependent inorganic pyrophosphatase: MTTLVFGHKNPDTDSTGSPIIWAWYLNQIKGVEAKPVLLGEPNTEALFVLDHWDLDKPEIMTELAADTPVVIVDTNNPGELPDNINEADIRGIIDHHRLVAGLETRGPIEINIQPLACTATIMYKMIGDDLAQAPRGIKGAMLSCILSDTLEFRSPTTTQEDTAIAHALAEDLGVDISAFAAEMFAAKSDVSAFSEPELLRMDSKEFDLDGTGLRVSVLETTSPAPLLARKDALMAAMPGIAEEDGAAQVLLFIVDILKEEATLLVPNDMVKHIAENSFGASVEGDTVVLPGIMSRKKQIIPNLKL; this comes from the coding sequence ATGACCACGCTTGTTTTTGGCCACAAGAACCCCGATACCGACAGCACCGGCAGCCCGATCATCTGGGCATGGTATCTCAACCAGATCAAAGGTGTTGAGGCAAAGCCCGTCCTTTTGGGCGAGCCGAACACCGAGGCGCTCTTCGTGCTGGACCATTGGGATCTGGACAAGCCGGAGATCATGACCGAACTGGCCGCTGACACCCCTGTTGTAATTGTCGACACCAACAACCCCGGCGAATTGCCTGACAATATCAACGAGGCCGACATTCGCGGGATCATTGATCACCACCGTCTGGTGGCAGGTCTGGAAACACGCGGCCCGATCGAGATCAACATTCAGCCGCTCGCCTGCACCGCCACCATCATGTACAAAATGATTGGCGATGACCTGGCGCAGGCACCGCGCGGGATCAAGGGCGCGATGCTGTCGTGCATTCTGTCTGACACGCTGGAATTCCGCAGCCCGACCACGACTCAGGAAGACACCGCCATCGCCCATGCGCTGGCCGAGGATCTGGGCGTCGACATCAGCGCCTTTGCCGCCGAGATGTTCGCGGCCAAATCCGATGTCTCTGCCTTTTCGGAGCCAGAATTGCTGCGCATGGACAGCAAGGAATTTGATCTGGATGGCACTGGCCTTCGGGTTTCGGTTCTGGAAACCACCTCCCCTGCCCCGTTGCTGGCCCGCAAAGACGCCCTGATGGCCGCAATGCCCGGCATCGCGGAAGAAGACGGCGCCGCGCAGGTGTTGCTGTTCATCGTCGACATTCTCAAGGAAGAGGCCACCCTGCTGGTGCCAAATGACATGGTCAAGCACATTGCCGAGAACAGCTTTGGCGCGTCTGTTGAGGGTGACACCGTTGTCCTGCCCGGCATCATGAGCCGGAAAAAGCAGATTATCCCAAACCTGAAACTGTAA
- a CDS encoding TIGR01459 family HAD-type hydrolase, with translation MTRIVDTLAEISAQYDALFVDLWGCVHDGVKALPDAVAALQTYRKAGGKVVLVTNSPRPRAGVEKQLVHFGVPDDAWDTIATSGDSARSAMFQGVVGQKVWFIGQPGEEKFFQPLHLLDNPMTIEQVPLAEAEGIVCTGPEDPHADPDVMRPQFLMAKQMGLKLLCANPDIVVDRGHQREWCAGALAKLYAEMGGESLYFGKPHPPIYDLARRRLSALGKVVSDDRILAIGDGILTDIRGAIGEDIDSLFITGGLAAAETKTLRQPDPDALNDYLEKEKSSPTYSIGFLR, from the coding sequence ATGACACGCATAGTTGACACCCTCGCCGAGATTTCCGCGCAATATGATGCGCTGTTTGTGGATCTGTGGGGTTGTGTGCACGACGGGGTCAAAGCATTGCCCGATGCGGTCGCGGCTCTTCAGACCTATCGCAAGGCTGGCGGCAAGGTCGTGTTGGTCACCAATTCTCCCCGCCCCCGCGCCGGCGTCGAGAAACAGCTGGTGCATTTCGGTGTGCCGGATGACGCATGGGACACAATTGCAACCTCAGGCGATTCCGCCCGCTCCGCCATGTTTCAGGGGGTCGTCGGGCAAAAGGTCTGGTTCATTGGCCAACCGGGTGAGGAAAAGTTCTTCCAGCCGCTGCACCTGCTCGACAATCCGATGACGATCGAACAGGTGCCGCTGGCTGAGGCTGAAGGTATTGTGTGCACCGGCCCGGAAGATCCGCATGCGGACCCCGATGTGATGCGCCCACAGTTCCTGATGGCCAAACAGATGGGTTTGAAACTGCTTTGCGCCAATCCTGATATCGTGGTGGATCGTGGCCACCAACGCGAATGGTGCGCCGGGGCGCTGGCCAAGCTCTATGCGGAGATGGGCGGCGAGAGCCTGTATTTCGGAAAACCGCATCCGCCGATCTATGATCTGGCGCGGCGGCGGCTGTCTGCACTGGGCAAAGTTGTGTCAGACGACCGGATTTTGGCCATCGGCGATGGCATCCTGACCGACATTCGCGGTGCGATTGGCGAAGATATTGATTCTCTGTTCATCACAGGCGGCCTTGCCGCAGCGGAAACAAAAACTCTGCGACAACCTGACCCAGATGCGCTAAATGACTATCTGGAAAAAGAAAAATCCTCTCCGACCTATTCAATCGGGTTCCTGCGCTAG
- a CDS encoding MaoC family dehydratase, with amino-acid sequence MLDNLPRGTICIEDIEIGMSRYLRKVVTDADIEMFAQISTDRNPVHLDDDYAQDTIFEGRIAHGMLTAGLISAVIGEQLPGHGTVYLGQSLKFLGPVRPGDMVYAEVKVTDIEFAKRRVKMDCHCAVDGKKVLIGEATVLAPSRKFD; translated from the coding sequence ATGTTGGACAACCTTCCGCGCGGCACGATCTGTATCGAAGACATCGAAATCGGCATGAGCCGCTATCTGCGTAAGGTCGTGACCGACGCTGATATCGAAATGTTTGCGCAGATCTCGACGGACCGGAACCCGGTGCATCTGGATGATGACTATGCCCAGGACACGATCTTTGAAGGCCGGATCGCACACGGGATGCTGACCGCCGGATTGATCTCTGCGGTGATCGGAGAACAACTGCCCGGTCATGGCACCGTGTATCTGGGTCAATCGCTCAAATTTCTTGGCCCTGTGCGCCCCGGTGATATGGTCTATGCCGAGGTCAAGGTCACCGACATTGAGTTCGCCAAACGCCGGGTGAAAATGGATTGCCATTGTGCTGTGGATGGCAAGAAGGTGTTGATCGGCGAAGCCACGGTACTGGCACCGTCGCGCAAGTTCGACTGA
- a CDS encoding bifunctional riboflavin kinase/FAD synthetase: MKIIRDHQFVEQSDRGATAAIGNFDGVHQGHMSVIDLARNAAPDAPLGVITFEPHPREFFAPDAPPFRLMSRDARAHRLEKVGIDLLYELNFGTQLASLTPEEFARDVLKDGLGIAHVVVGADFCFGKGRAGSAKDLVTFGETFGFGVTIAPLLETGAQTVSSTAIRKALSDGKPREAAAMLGHWHRVDGPVITGEQRGRELGFPTANMSIDDIHPPAFGVYAVLVDVLEGPHKGSYQGAASIGVRPMFGENTANLETYIFDFKGDLYGTPLSIALVEHLRGEENFDSLDALITQMDADCAKARSILDAL; encoded by the coding sequence ATGAAGATCATCCGAGACCATCAGTTTGTAGAACAAAGCGACCGCGGTGCCACCGCCGCGATTGGCAATTTTGACGGCGTACATCAGGGACATATGTCCGTGATCGATCTGGCCCGCAACGCCGCCCCCGATGCACCGCTGGGCGTGATCACCTTTGAGCCGCACCCGAGGGAATTTTTTGCCCCCGACGCGCCGCCCTTTCGCCTGATGAGCCGCGATGCGCGGGCGCATCGGTTGGAGAAGGTTGGCATTGATCTGCTTTACGAGCTGAACTTTGGCACGCAACTGGCCTCCCTCACGCCCGAAGAATTTGCCCGCGATGTGCTTAAGGATGGGCTGGGCATTGCCCACGTGGTGGTTGGGGCCGATTTTTGTTTTGGCAAAGGCCGCGCGGGCAGCGCGAAGGACCTTGTCACCTTTGGCGAGACTTTCGGCTTTGGCGTGACGATTGCCCCGCTTTTGGAAACCGGAGCACAGACCGTATCCTCCACCGCGATCCGCAAGGCGCTCAGCGATGGCAAGCCGCGCGAGGCGGCCGCGATGTTGGGCCATTGGCACCGCGTGGACGGGCCGGTGATCACTGGTGAACAGCGCGGGCGCGAGTTGGGCTTTCCCACGGCGAATATGTCCATTGATGACATCCACCCGCCTGCTTTTGGCGTTTACGCGGTGCTCGTCGATGTTTTGGAAGGTCCACACAAGGGCAGCTATCAAGGCGCGGCAAGCATCGGCGTGCGGCCGATGTTTGGAGAGAACACCGCCAATCTGGAAACCTATATCTTTGACTTCAAAGGCGATCTTTACGGCACGCCGTTGTCCATCGCCTTGGTCGAACATCTGCGCGGTGAAGAGAACTTTGACAGCCTTGATGCCCTGATCACCCAGATGGATGCCGATTGTGCCAAAGCCCGCAGCATTCTGGACGCCCTATGA